The Mus caroli chromosome 15, CAROLI_EIJ_v1.1, whole genome shotgun sequence DNA segment ATGAACTCAATGGCTACAATAGATGTATGTGCCTTCTATCCAAACTTGTATTTGTATATGAAAGTGTACAtgcccgtctgtctgtctgtgtccatgtCCGTCCGTCTatccgtgcatgtgtgtgtgtgcccgtccgtccgtgtgtctgtgtgtctgtctgcccatctgtgtgtgtggtgttttcttcTATCACTGTGGCTTATATAACTGATgctctcactgatcctggagccCACTGCGTCAGATGACTGGCTGACAGCCAGCCCCTGGGAGCCTCGAGTTTCTTTGTCATCCACTGGGGTTAGACTCATGCTGCTGCTCTTAGCTTTAACATGTGCTGGGGATCCACACTCAGAACTTCATGCTTTGAACAACAAGTCCTTtacactgagctatcttccaACACACTGTTAGGGCCAGAAACATAATgggcaacaaaataaaatacaaaaactcCATTATGAATGTCATACTTCAGTTTCAgagtaaatggaaataaaattcaaattctatttacatatacataataaaaataatatacaaaaataactGGAATTCAAAAGACAAAACTCACCTTAGTTAACTTATACTGAGCATAGCATGTATGCCAGATTAGAAACTGCAGTAGTAGTGATAATTGACTACTGCATAACTTATGTcataacataaacacacatgcatacatacatgctacAACACAGCATGAAATCTAAGCCCtaaaaaggcaagaaaagcaGAGGTAATTTACTCAACGGTTACTTTATTGTATAAGTAACACATAAAACTAGCATCCAAACGTCTAAAATCTGTAAGAGTAAGTTTTACAGAGAGCCCTGGGAAAGCatgtgtttttcttgtttcctgtgTTCAGGAAAGCCAGCTAGAGAAGCCTGGCATGGTCAGGTGCTGACTCAGCTCTCTGTGGTGTGGAACTCTTTCACCCTCCCTATTTGCATGTCCATAGAACATAGGCACTGTTCCCAGGCAGTGTGCACAGACACATCTATTGCAGACATCCTGCCTTTAAAATTCAGTGTCACCACTATTTCCTGCTTAGTCACCTCTCAGCTAACGCAACAGCCCAGTGGGCAGCACTTGTCTATGCTCACATCAGTTCCTGGGCTGATTCTTAGGACTGGAGAGGAAAATGAACTTATATGATAATACAAGCCACTTGCTTCTGGTGAAGCCTACACTTAAAGTACAATATCCGGTCCCACCTATACACTGGGCCTCTAAGTAGATACTGATGGAAAGAGTAGGGAAGACAGGGAGACAACAGCACACCACACTTTGTCCTTggctgaaaacattttcttcctttctaaaagatttatttttattttttaattctctctctctttctgtctctgtgtgtgtgtgtgacacgtTGCTATATGAACATGAATGCACATGCtgtcagaagccagaaaagggcatcagaggCTTTGGAGTTGgggttataggcagctgtgagctgcccactgTCAGTAGGTTcagggaactaaactcaggtcctttgtaagagcagtagtcctcttaactactgagccatcaaGTTTAAGAACTTGATAAGCTGATGTTCATAGGAAGTAATCGTTGGGTTCCATGCCTGTTGTTCAAAACAACGGTTTGCCAATGGGGCTTGACTGACTGAGTTCATTGTTTTGTCTGACATATGATGATgagagttttgctttgtttttttaaaaataagttctcactatgtagcccaggctggcctctaacttgctattctccttcctctaccttctgaatgctgggtttTAGATTCTCCCTCAGCTGCACAGAGTCCTTTAAGATTTCACTTTTAAGAGTGAATTGTGCTTTCCAAGATCTTGTAGCAGAGTTCATCTTCACAGAAGTCACTTTAGTAAAAGAGACATTCACCTTGATGCTTCTGCACCCCCCTATAAATTCCTCTGAACATAGGATCTGTCAGGTTGATGCCAATATCTGtggaaaccaaaagcaaaagaggtagtcattaaaataaaatttactcaaaatatCTCTAAACAAGCTTTTCATTCACACATTCTATAATCTAAGCAGTATCAATTGGCTGGCCGATTCTTGGCAGCTCCATGATAGACCTGTGGGACACAGGAGGACTGAGATGTGATTTCTGCTCTCTAAAGACTCATGGCAGAAGTGAGTCTTTAAACACTCAGAAGGGAATGGGGCAGACCCATGCATAGGCAATTGTGGAGACAATGAGGGGGATAGGAAAGTTCATTGGGGAACCAAATTAAAAtgtatcatatacacatatgaagttGTCAATAAATTTCTCAAAATTCTGAAAACATAAAACTACTGTTATGAGACACAGAAAATTCTACCAGAGTTTGGTAGCTGACTCAGAAGGGGATCCCAGGAAGAAATAATTCAGAACTGAATGTCGCAGGATGAGTTAGAGTCACccagtgtggtggtctgaatgagaacgACCCTATAGGGTCAGGTGGTGGAACTGTTTCgggggattaggaggtgtggctttgtaggAGGTACGtcatggagtgggctttgaggtttcaaaagaccatgCCACCACTCTTTACTTGGAagaggcagcacagtggagccaGCACTGGTGCTGGGGGTGTGTGTATGAGCCAACCCCAAGGGCACGAGTGTGGGAAAACTTGTCTGCCATGGGGTGATGCCCCCAACTCTCCCATATCTAGCAGCCTGCTGCCAcgattcccaccatgatggtaagttgccttggtcatggtgcctgttcccagcaatagaaaagtaactaagtcaGCAAGCCTCCTGGGTATGAAATAGAATAATTCATCAGGAAATTGAAGGTTTTGTAGTTGCTAAGGAGAAGCACAGGAAAGGGTTTAGGTAGAAAGGACAGATCAATTATGACACACACTTATGTTAAAAATACTGGATTCAATATAATGCCTGATGATTTGTAATCAAAGGCAAGACTTACATTGAAGATATGTCACTCAGGAATACTGGAAGCTGGGATGTGAAGGGAGCAACAGAAGTTAGAGTCTCATTTGAAAACTAGGAAAAGCTTATGTGCAGTGGAGACAGACCGAGATGGTGATGAGAGTGGAGATGTAGATAAACTACTTCCTTATTCACCAACTACACCTGGGGGCTGACTTTGTCAGATGCTGTGTGTCAGGATGTGCTGCTCCAACAGTATGACAGACTGTGAGACCTAGTCAGGAGTTTGGATAACCCAAGAGATAGTGAAGAGAGAATTCTAggctgttgcaggatatttgattggacctgagattgtgttgtttattggaaaaacctgtttttagttgtgCTGTGGTGGCTTAGCCTTAGCACACACcaatccctctggctagaatacaatCACTCTcttaatgcacacctttaatcccaaacaatgaagataaatgtagtttgtagaaggaagcacccgtgtttaaagtgatgtctaattgagtggcagacaaagtgacgaatcagaggaAGAACCACCATTCCCTTGATAAACTAAGGACAGCCTCCTCTTCACGGTCCACCTTACCAAGTTGAATGGCAAAAAACTTCTGTCCTTCCACGCCATGTGAATCACATCGGTTTCCTCTAAGACCTTCTCCAAGTCTCCCACAGAAAATGCTGTCAGACAGAAGCCACTTCCTCATCAGCCCACCCACCAGAAACATCTGTGGAAATACCACAATAACTCAGCACTCCGATACAGAGGAGCCAAAGAAAAGTTCAAATAAATTGACTGGACATAGTTCTATCTATGAACAAGGCCCATAAAGTACAATACCATGAAATGACTACAATTACTCAGAGATGGAATAAAGTGAGCTTTGGAGTCAGAATTCTTGCCACTGCCAGTAATTAGTGAAGGATCTTGGTCCCTGCTGAGCCTCCATTGTCTTCTTGGTGGATGAGCAGAATTTTCCCTGTGGCAACAGTAACACTGGCAGGCAGTCACCATGTCCTGATGGAGGAGTCAGACACTGGCAAGCCCTGCTATTTAGGACAGTAGTGTCTCCACttcattaatgtttaaaaatagctgtctttaattaaaaaaaaaaaaaaactactggtATCAATGAgttgatttttcaaaacaaagtgGGAAAGCATTTGTTCTGTTGCTCTCTAACAGAAAGCAGTATCTGCAAACTGTTTGGGCTTAGTGAATCTTGTCAAGGCACTGTCACCTATGATTTAGGAACACGGAGAGACTGTAAACAAGGGATTTAAAATAGCATTGGACGTTATTAGCCTTGAGATATAATTTCAAGGTTATAAAGTTTCAATAACTAGAGAACAAGGAACTCACACCACTGTTCAGCAAAAACACAAATTCGAAAGGTCAGACAAGCAGCCCAGTTTCTTCAGCAAGTCAGTGCCAAAAAATACTTAAATGAGCCACAAAAGGATGCCACAGCAGAGGAGTCAACTCCTTCCTGTGGCCACTGTCTGTCGTCTTGCTAAAGGTGTTACTGTGACACAGGGCCTCATCATGCAGAACAAGACTCTGCCTCTGGCCCGAagtgctgaagttacaggtgagCACTGCCTTACTTGGCTTCATTGCCTATTTGGTTAGTCCCTATACTAGTAATggttgaacattttaaattgttttcttttaaagcaacAGAATATTCCTCTACTtgtgaaaattattaaaaagaacaattcaggggctgggaagatggttctgcagttaagggtatttgctgcttttccagagggcccAGCTTTGGTTCCAGTATCCATATCAGATGGCTCCCAATTGCCAGTGACTCTAGGAGCTTCTGGGcacctggctccctcttctggcctttccaGGTATCTATCTGCACACATACCCACTCCCATATGGCTAAAATAAATCAACTTTTAAGTTTAATATTCAATGTCCATAAAACTTTATTGGGTCATGGACAAAATGAGTTGTTTATATACTAAGTCTGCTTTCAAATAACAAGGTgtaagacaaaaaggaaaaaaaaaaaaaaaaaccaaaactgcatTCTCTGCCACAATCTCAGATCtacaacattaaatatattttaaattgtattataacATTGCAAGTAACAAACCTTCattccagccgggcagtggtggcgcacgcctttaatcccagcacttgggaggcagaggcaggtggatttctgagttcaaggacagcctggtctacagagtgagttcaggacagccaggactacagagaaaccctgcctcaaaaacaacaacaaaaacccttcattcctctttttaatatatattattgctCCACAAAATAAGGTTTCCTCACTTATTCTGTAAGTCTGTGTGAGCCCTTCTCTTTAATTCTTTGGATAAGCATCCAAGAACCTGGAAACGCCCAGCGTAGACTCTAACAACCAGGAACAGGGACAGTATGAGGTGAGGAGTGAAGGCTCTTGTGCCCTCTCCAGGACATACCACTTCCTAGCATCAAGAACCCAGAACACCTAACCTTCACTTCAGGCTTTCTCATAGAGTTTTTGAAAAACCTGCTAACATTCTCCCCACGTTTGCTTTGACTGGCCATAGGACTCATGTCTCTGGTGTAAAAACTAACTCAGGACTAGATTTCTCACAACTCCAAATTTATATACAGTGTCTTGGGAAAATATATTGCTTAAGGTGTCGCTCAGATTTTACAGTATAACCTTAAACCACTCTCCTGATTCCACTTCTGAGTGCTCGGACGATGTCTCTATTTGGATGTCCTTTAACTCACGAATGGACCTAATCCATTAGATCCAGATGGCCTaggtattttttttgttttgttttgttttgtttttcgagacagggtttctctgtatagctctggctgtcctggaactcactttgtagaccaggctggcctcgaactcagaaatccgcctgcctctgcctcccaagtgctgggattaaaggcgtgcgccaccacgccctgctggcTTAGGTATTTCTTAACCTGCCATCTTTGGGTGTTCACTTCCCACAACAGGCATGAACAGTCAGTGCTAAATGCTATGCACAACcattccatttctccttttctattcttttccctGTTTGCAAAACCTGAAATACTTCCATGCGTCCCCTTATCTGCCACAAAATCTACAAAACGACTATCAGGGTAACCTCCTCCCTGTCACTTTCCACCCTTAAGTAGCGGGAAAGTCCACAAAGACGAAGTTCATGCTGAGACTACCCACATCGGTATCCCAGAAGGCAAGACTCTTTCCGAACAACTGGCACTCAAAGATTTGCTGAAAAGCCTTCATTGGAACGCCACTCCCTATAGAAGTGAAATTTAAGTAATCGAGACTTTTGGGTTCCAAGTTATCCTTCCAACCTGCCTCTTACAATGTCCCCCATTTTGAATCCTTGCCGCACTCTCCAGCTGTCAGATGTATCGTGGAACTTGCGAGGTGACACAATTTGCCACCCCCTCCCGTCTGTGGACTCCCATGTCTAGATGGCTTGTGAGCAGGACTTGGCCAcattcccaggactcaatgtcAAGCCTCCCAGAGTTGTCTGTGGTATGAAGGGATGATTGAGTGAACCGGGACCTTGGAGGGACTGTCAGGCCGGCCATGAAGAAGAGTTCacgaaagacagaagaaaagtgattggcttggggggggggggggcggtgctttttcctttttgagtGATGGGAGGACTCAGGGACTAGCCCATGCTAGGCGATCAGTCTACGGCTGACGCACACCCCACACCTATTCCTCTCTTTCCAGTTgaattaaacacacaaaaaagcacaAGTCACAATGATTCATAGCCCGTGAATGCTCATAAATGAACATGCACTAGGGAAACCACCCTCCAGCAAGAACCAGATCAGTTATTGCCAGCACGCGAGGCCTCCGGGCATCTTCCGTGCTCTGGAAAGGCCATGCCGCGAAGAGGGGACCCGGGACGGTCAGCGAGGCTCACGACCAAGGAAAGCCTGCCCTTACCCACGAACTTGAAGAGACTCATGACGGCGCGGCAGGCTCCTCCCAGCGAAAAGTGGAAGTGGCTCAGAGCACGCTCGTCCTTCCGGTTCCGCCTCGCAACCGCCCGTTTCCGGGTTCCCGGCAGCCCCTGCGGTGGCCGCTGAAGGTGAGCCGGGCGCGATGGCGTTCTGTGCTACCCCGGCCTACCTGACCCACCAGCAGAAGGTGCTGCGGCTGTATAAGCGCGCGCTGCGCCACCTCGAGTCATGGTGTATCCacaggtggggagaggggaccCGGGGCTCGGGGACGGAAGCCGAGGGGCCCCGTGGGCCAGGCTGATCAAGGACTTGGGGGAACACAGTGAAGGGACCCCTTGAACCCGGGTCCCGATGCAGTCCTCTCTGCTTGATCTGGCGGAGATAATTGTGTGGGGCGCAACCAGGACCCAGCGTAGAAGGTtgcatgaagaaataaaaagtatctAGGACTGTCACTGTCATTGATCTAACGCTAACGTTTTTATGACTCTGTCGTCCCTAACCTTAACAGTAATTTGTCCATTATCTTTAGTTTGCAGAGTAACTCAGATATTAGTGATATTTTAGCCTGATTTTACAGATAAGCAGGCTCATTACCGTCATGTCTATTCCACCTCCTAcgtcattttatttctttaaccaTTGTTACTAGTCTTCTCGTTAAGTCTCATACGGTGGCATATGTTGGGGGAGACAGATATTCTCCATTACATACTGTGTCTGAggctaagcaaaaaaaaaaaaaaaaaaaaaataccctttttacaaacaaacaacaatataGTGTTAAAACGTGTAGACTTTCATGacctaaaagaaatgcaaggggCAGTGACAACCGAAGATGTGTAAGTCCCAGACCGCCACACTCTTATCCTAAAACCTAATCCCACAAAGAGGACTTCtaagaaaaagatggaaaattaACCCCGTAAGACCTGCAGAGGGTAACCCCCGAATCCTAGGATACAAGTTTGTGGTTACATCTCTTTGTTGTACAATGTTGTACAGTTGCTAGCTTCTTTTCAAAGTTTTTCGTATTTATTTAACAGAATTTGCAATTCAGCGTCCATTCTGGATGGCAAATAAATGACAGTTAACCCTCGATTTTGAGCTGCAATCCCCATGGATTAACGGGGAAGGTGACGGGGAAACTCAGAAGGAGCAGAGTTACCAGTGTTGCTAAGGAAGCTAAGCCTGCAAGAATCCAGACAGTGTTATAGTACAGCTGGAAATAGTAGGGCTCATATTCATGGAGGGAATAACCAAACTAGCTACTATGACAGCACTAACAGATTTGAAAGCTGACATCTTTTCTTAGTCCTTGTCCGCATCAGttcccttaaaacaaaacaaacaaaaaaaaacccgtGTTGATATCACCTGTGTGACAACCTTGCCTTCCTCCTTGTTGGGACAGCACTGCCTGGCATGCTAGGCCAGCTGGCCTGTAAACATGTGGGCATTTGTCACATCTTGTCATCCTGAGGAGGAACGCTGGGACCACTGATGTGTTCTCCCATGTCTAGTTTTACGTGGGTTTTAGGACTCCAAACTCGGTCCTAATGCTTGCATGgtactttacctactgagccacatcccccTAGCCCTCATTTGTCTTCTAGGACATTCACTGGTTCCACCTAAGGCTCTGTCTTAGGCACTGTGTTTCCTTAGGATGTCCTCAGTGTTGGTGCTTGAATTAGCTGTATTTCTAGTTGTCTATGAGGGCATCTGCTATCTGCTAAACTGAGTTTATCCAAATTCTTTAAaaccaagcttttttttttttaattcctcatACTGATTATATTCTCAAATTTCCAGCTAATGACATTACTAGCAATTCAATTGTCTAGATGACCTCAAGGGTTCCCTAGTTCCCCTTCTGCCTCTAACATGTATCCTCATGCAGTGGACCTTATTGGACACTactttttgtaaattattttttggTGTAATGACTGTTGTATCACTGAGAACTTGAAACCTGCCAACCACTTTGTGAAGTGTACTTTTGTATATATGCTCTTGAAATGTGTATGTCAGCCTTTCCATTAAGTAACTTTCCCCAGACTATACAGCTAGTTTAGCAGTAGTCTAGAGAGGTTCCCTCTCATGACTTGGTGGTCtggatgggtattttgttttgttttcttgggtctTGTCTGACAGTGACACAGGTCTTCCCATCTTCTGCTAGATGCTGTGCCAAATCCTGGAGATGGCATGGGTGATCTAGCAGAAGATGAGAGGACCTGTGGTAGTCACCAATGAGTGCCTATCAAATGAACCTGCAAAGGTTGTcaccttttcctttcctgtcGAAATCCttagaggagagaggaaaatagCTAGGTTGTACTTAATGCATTGTGCCTGTTACTGATGAGATGTTCAGCATCTGTTGCTGTTCCGAGGGCCACAGAGGAAGAGCTCACGAAGACCTGAAGTTGGTGAGGTGCCAGAAAGGTGCTCATCTGGCATGCATTGATAAGAGTGCTGCCCACTCAAGTAGATAACGGTTCTGATGTCCACACTCATTTCGATTTAAGGGACAAGTACCGGTACTTTGCTTGCTTGATGAGAGCCCGGTTTGAAGAACATAAGAATGAGAAGGATATGGTGAGGGCTACCCAGCTGCTGAGGGAGGCGGAAGAAGAATTCTGGCAGAATCAGCATCCTCAGCCGTATATCTTCCCAGACTCTCCGGGGGGCACTTCCTTCGAGAGATATGAGTGCTACAAGGTAGGTGAAGGGTGCAAGGCAGCTGCTTTACAGGACACCAGCCTTGTCTCCAGGCCCACACACCTCTGCCTTATATACCATGTGCCATTTGAGCCGTGGCCAGATTTTCCCTGACTGCTGaactttttcctctcctcttttcatAAATTCAGCCCTAAGGTTTGGCAGTGTACTTTTGGCAAAGCACAATGCTTAAAGTATTTGGTACATAGCTCATTTGGGGAACTTCAAGTTAGCCAGTTTGGATTGGTACTGAGCATTGCTGAGAGACTCAGGTGATGTTTGCATAACCCTTGGTGTTTAGTAGATGGGAGCCAGAGAGGAGGGATGCCAGCTCTCTTGGACACCTTTAATGTTTCGGCCACATGGCTCTTTAAGGCGTTCTCTCTTACCTGGTCTCTGCTTGCCCTCTGCTCTTCATTGCTTACAGTCAGAAATGGTCCAGTAATAACTgtctcacatgcatacacactattGTATACgtatatgtggtgtgtgatatatgtatgtgttggtgAGTATACTGGTAGAAGCCAGGGTCGTTTGCAGGGCTCTTCCTTAGTTgctctttacttttatttcttgagatGAGGTCTCTGCTGAACCTGGAgactctcttttttttgtttttcttttggctagGCTGGGTGGCCaggaagctccagggatccttTCACCAGTCTGGCCcgtcactgggattacaggtgcttAGCACCACGCCCGCTTTTGCATGGGTGCTGGCACTCGGTACTCAGGTTCCCATGGCTGAGTGGTAAGCACTTGACCAACTGAGCCAGCTGATAACTGACAGCGGCCCCTTGAGTTTTGTCTTCTGTCCCCTGAGCAGGCCGTGTCCACGGCATTTCTAGTTATCCTGCGGAATAACGCGTGCTGTTCTCTTTCGGCAGGTTCCAGAGTGGTGCTTAGATTACTGGCATCCCTCTGAGAAAGCAGTGTATCCTGATTACTTTTCCAAGAGAGAGcagtggaagaagctgaggatggaGAGCTGGGATCGGGAGGTGCGTCTTTCGACAGTGCACCAGAGCGTTTTGCTTGGTCTGCATGTGGATGGAGCTTGCCTCTGTGGGCTGGGGTCCACAGTCCAGCCGTGACGGTCATGCTGACTTCTTAGCCAGACTTTTAGTTTCTCACTGTGTTCATTTTCACATTGGCCATCTTCCAGATACGTTGTCTCTAGTGCGCTTTGAACCTCTCTGATctctcacctccacctcctcttcctgttctatAAAACTCCTTGTCCTTTCCCTACCCCAGAGGCCTAGGCATTCTTCATTCAGCTTAGGATGGTCAGAGTTGGGCTTTAGCAGCTCTTGTCATAGCGTGGGTGCTATG contains these protein-coding regions:
- the Ndufb9 gene encoding NADH dehydrogenase [ubiquinone] 1 beta subcomplex subunit 9 gives rise to the protein MAFCATPAYLTHQQKVLRLYKRALRHLESWCIHRDKYRYFACLMRARFEEHKNEKDMVRATQLLREAEEEFWQNQHPQPYIFPDSPGGTSFERYECYKVPEWCLDYWHPSEKAVYPDYFSKREQWKKLRMESWDREVKQLQEETSPDGIMSEALPPARREGDLPPLWWHIVTRPRERPT